A window of Castanea sativa cultivar Marrone di Chiusa Pesio chromosome 8, ASM4071231v1 genomic DNA:
TTTTCAATTCTACATTTCctatgggcttttactaacttcttgggcttcctcggcccaagCATTTCTCACTTTTCCTTTGGGGATCATGGGTCTTCCACAgtcccttactttctttacttgcattACTTTGGGTCTATCGTAGCAGTTATGACCCATTTTCACTTTTCCACATCTATACAGCCCATGGGTTCGTGGTTACTTTCTTCCGGGCCTTTTTAGGCCCACTTACTTCCTCAAGATccatttatttgtttgttagaCTTACTATTCGTTGTTCCTGTCACTCGCTTAATGGTACTTCCACAATACTTTCTTTAGCCCATGACTTTGAGCCTTCCTCTCTTCTGGGCTTGCAAAAAATGAGCGTCTACAaccattaaaaactttattagttgagttaactaaaactcacaataaaatatcatattatatCTAGAGCTCAGTAATAATACTCATTAtgtgttataatattttcaaaattaatttcaattatattatatgtaaTTGAAAATAGGAAAATGTACATTATTTAGAATATGAATGcattaattttgattatattacaaataattgaaaatagAAGAATGTAAATTGTTAAGATTAATATGGTTTAGAATTTGAATgcatttcttaaaaattgaatatattttacCATTTCCACAAACTTAAGCACACAATTTTTTGAATCATTAATTGCATATGTTTCTTCGTTTGgtttgatttcattttcatttttgtcaaagTAATTAAAATTGTGCAAGAATTCTATGATCCTAATCAATTGTTTCTCATACAAatttttagaggaaaaaaaaaactataaatttcattttacatAAATAATTAGTGCACCACTTAtacataattaatataataaatatatttatttaattactcTTCTTAATGACATAGTAAAAATTTATGCTACTATTGTGCCTTTGTATTGATTTGATGTATTAATTCTCTtgaccaccgcacacccttggtgcgatggtcactccacaagtataagtgcttgtaggtaGGGCTGTATACAGTGCGGTGCGGCcgattttgggggggggggggtttacaCCGCGCCTATAGGGTGCGGTTTCCCCTCAACCCTGTCCGCACCTCACTTGTGGAAACCGGTCTACACAAGGTGCGGTTAGTTTGGTTAAAAAGCAacccaaatattaaaaaaaaattctcaatccACATCAAACAACCCATACAGAATTATCAAACaatcaaaatattcattaaaaaaaataaacaaacaaacaaacatattcaCAATATTTCTCAAATTCCCACACAAAATATCTCAAATAAATTCACAATCTTTCTAAAAAGCATAGTAAGGCAAAGCATAGTTAGTATCTTAGGTCTCGAGCATCAAATAAATTACATACCTAATAGCAAGGAGAAGCATAGTAGCCTAGGTATTGACCACCAAAACCTTATCTTAAAACTTCCAATGAATAGCTATGAGAAATAGGAGAGAGGTGAGGAAGATGCTTGGAGAGTGGTCCGAATGGAGGCATCGAATAGCAGAGGATGGTGGTTGCGAGTGGTGAAGGCTAAGGGGGGAGAGAGAGTGAGCGAGCAAGAGGCTGTGAGCCTGTGAGTCTGTGACCtgtgaggagagagagaacgaGAGGTTGTTTGATATAAATGGggaaataagaaaatttaacCTAACTAAAAACGATGTCGTTCCacagtttttaatttaattttttaaagtccAAAACGACGTTGTTTTAATATcggaaattttaaaaaaacaaaacccaaaacgaCTTTGTTTTATTACGTGTAAAacaacttcaagtcttcaaccctaactccaatttatttttcttcttccttcagATCAGTCaccgctctctctctctctctctcgtcctCTTCTTCTCAGACCTTTCTCTATGCCActgaaacacacacacacacacacacacacacacacacacacacacatacacatacacacacacacacacacacacacatatatatatatataggcagttcatcaaaaaaaaaaaaggcagtgTGGTGCGGTTTTCATCGGTaagcaaaacccaccaccactcgCTGCACCTGGTGGCTTTGGTACTTGGAAAATGCTGCCGATCATTGCATCGGACACCTGCGGTGGAGCTCTAAGGTGGGTGGCTCGGTGCGGTGAGGGGCGGTTCCATCAGTGGTGGGCTGTGGCTGAATAGGCCTACTTGTGGGGTGTAAGGGGCAAGGGTTGGGGTTCAAGtatctaggagggagctttacacatatatacacttagattaggctagggtagaatttctatcttgtgtcaaaaaaatattttcttttgaaataaaAGCTTGATCATTTGTCGGGGAAAACAAATTATGCACTATTTGTTCAAATTACACATATAAAGATTTAGACCTTGAAAACCCAATAtgtttaatctaattttttagcCAAATTGTTACTTATGTTGATTattcagatttaggttaaacATTCATCACAAATAACATGCACATCGAAAAACTAAATAACACAGGATGTGATGACCCatgaaaaccaatgaaacaactcgtttcaagataaaaaacttggggggaacTATCCCAAGAGAACAATCTACTATATCAATTGAGATTTACAGTCAAGAATACCaatttatattaaatctaaCATAGTTACCACACTGAGCTCTGAACTCCTCAGACTTCTTTGATCTCCTCAGACTTCTTTGATCTTGGACTTGCTCTCACATGAACCTCCAGTTCATGTATTGATCTTCAGTATGCTTGATAACTGAAGCTTAACTGCAACTTTTACTCCACCAGTACTAGCAATATGAGTTTGATCTCCAGTCGATGTTTGATagagttagaaggtacaaaacctcACAAATCTTACAAGAGTAACTCTTAAGACTAGAAAAATGTGtattagggtttttcttttatacctAGTAATGTTGGATTTAAACCCTAAATGTTTCGCTAGTTGTTGGGCCTTctttaaaattctgcagattCGTAGTTTGATCGGTTGAGCCTTCTCTTCAATCAATTGAGCTTGAccgattttgaatttttctttctgTAGCTTGTacattcttgaatcttgacttgtatcaaTTTGAGCAATGTCTAAAACACTTCAAAGACACTAAGATCTAATTCTAGGCAAGTTTTTGTTCTCAGTTTGCCAACATACAACATATTTAGAACCTAAACATTTATgactaaatatttagaacctaacaacaCACAATTTAACTTTTAGCTATGTTATACTACTTAATGGATTTTTATTGGATTTGTATTCTGACCACTCCACCGTTGAATTATATCATCCAAAATTTCAAGACAATAAGAGattaatagataaatatatggCAGGTCAAAATTGGCTAAGCTAGATTTCAACCacacacaatttatttatagagATAGGATGCCAATCAACCTtaattaccctttttttaaCAAGTTAATAGAGTGTTATTGCAATAAGTGCTTAGTATATATGTAAGTCAGGAAAGGCAGAACATGTCTGTGATTAATATAACAATGCTCCTCGGTTTTAGGCTGAGGAAAAGATTGACATTTGTTCTTGCATGataatattctctctctctctctctctctctctctctctctctctctgtattttCTTACTTCTCCTCTTTACAATACTGATCCCCTTTTCTTGTAGGGATctctttcctttatatagtcACCTAGATTGCATCCTGGCGCCAaggctttttcctcagatatttgtTCCATCAGGGCCTTACTAGGTTGTGAGCTGTGATgacactgttcaggggtcattccACCATAAATGTGGCTAGCTAAGTGAGTGCAGAGCACTGAATGCGGAGGTGATGCATGCTTTATCTGTACCCTTCCTTCATCCGCTTGATGACTAACTTTCCTTCCTTTCCTCGGTTATATGTTTGGTGGTCTTCATAACTAGACCTCAGTCTTTTCATGGTGTTAGCATCCTCAAGTTCCTTGGGCATTCCGGTCTTCTCGGGTTTTGTGGTTGCATTAATCACACTTGCTCTGTGGTCTTCTTGACAAAACTTCCCAAGGTGTGCCTCTATTGTCTTGACCTCTTCTCGTTCATTCTTGTCCTCAGTCCTTATACTCTCGTCCTTGGTTTTCCATCCTCCCATAATATCAtttataaattgtttaaattttaaactttttttttctaaaattatgcataaaatatgagtttatggatttGCGTGTGTGTCAACAAGATAGAGAATAAGAGTTACTCCATGTAATGTGGGTTATAATTAACTCAACTTATAAAGCCTATTGTTGTCGAATAAGAAACTTGacaaaaaaccaattagtgtTTTGGCCTAATGACAAAGAGTAATCTTATAGAGATGTCATAGGTTTAATTCTATtctatctataaaaaaaaagaaaaaaagggtcaCACCATGTGTAACATAATcctctctctatatattatatgtcactaaaatatctttaaaattttagattgttGATTAAATATTACATTGTATCTTAATAATCTCCATGCTTGAAAACTCTTAAGATGATAAaacattattatattaataactattttctctacaaaatatttagaattgaagtttttatgttttaaattataaacaaaattatgaGTATACTAATTGTATAATAAATAACATGTGATTATTACGAATTTGGCATATATGttaaggaaaatgaaaatgtgTAATACAACCatataaatttgaatatattacATGAGTTATTCTAGGACTACAACCTTTATCACACAATTTTTTACAACTATCTTATGTGGCATATTATGACTGACTATATGTTACTTTCATATGAACTTATCACTGTTTCTTCACTACTCATAGTTTACCATATCAAAGCTTCACCACAAAAGACTATGGTCTTAGATAATCTCATTTTATATTAAAcgaagaaaaaattattgattgatGTAACATTAACAAAAAGTTACACCAGATataatttactatatatatatatatatatatatatatatatatatatatatatatatatattaccaaagTGTATTTTGAAGTAAgttatttttccaaataatttattgaattaataatttgaaaatatcaccattggatttcatattttatatgttcttaaggTGCATGCCAAATTATTGTGctaatcgaatattatttacaattCGATCAATAATTCAtcttttgtgcataattttaaattacaaaaatttgaaatttaaatattttatagacGAGATAGTTATATTTATTGATCATcttcaaattttgcaaacataaagagtataagagaaaaatgtaatccaacggtaaaaaaatatttaatgatgtaatattacttaaaattacatAAGGTATAACTTTGTaggtttttagaccccttaaaacaaccaGGTTAACTtagttaattagccaagtgattacatAGTCAAATTAAAcggatctaggttaacacaaatatatcatatcattgtaaagtgcggaaaataaagaatacaatgatatgataacctaggaaaaccaaaccggtaaaaaacctgagaatgatttaacctagctatcctcaaggtaaatcaaatccactataaaagaattgaaatttacacaatagcgacttagaccactaacatcctattgctacctcgagtatgaaacttactaccacgaccacgtgacagctccgagtccgcGAACTACTtatttcttggattcccagcaaatataagcactcccgcttgtatatccttaagctcttgaatctacaacctatgaagcacgggtgcgtttcgggattcgggtgcgggtgcgggactcggcaatttttgaaaaagtagggtgtgggtgcggcgattaaaaaaatattaaaaatatttttatttatatttttaatatattgctaaacataattttttcacattatataaatatattccaaatttaagaacaataggaTATGGAAGTGGAAGATTGCTCAAATTTAAGATTGACCAAATTTAAGATTACAAGTTGAAGAAACACTTCCCGCCAATCCAAGTCCAACAACATGCTCCAGAGCCATTCGACAGCACCTATTCTCTCTactacaccttttttttttttttttgaaattttggccGGTACCGGCatatttcggccggtatcggccgatttcgtCCGGTATCAGCatatttcggccggtatcgggttgcgcccgatacggaccgattcaGGCCGAATCGGCGCGCGTCGGCACGAAATGGCGCCGTATCGGCGtgaatcgcgccgaaaaaatgatttttttaatgcccgacgcggcacggacgcgcaggtagcggcgtcgcctgcgcgtcgccgcgtcggacgcgggtgcagcggcccaaacgccgcacccgtgcttcctagtctgcaactgaattgatcaccaagctcttgacatcaatctagaccttgataaccctaagtgtatgtgaaggcaaacacctctagatctcacaagagattcacacacacagcacaAAGAGCAACctcaaaacgtggctagggtttttccttttatacttaagacaaaacataaaaccctatacGTCAAATGAGCTTGGGCTGAGttagaaaattctgcagaaaaacaatctgcacgagtttcgatcgatcgagtctaattttcgatcaattgAGCTAGTTAGATTTACATAGCAAATTCTGCagtacactcgattccaactttacacttaAACATACTTTAAGCAAGTctaaaaacaagactaaacgttttgatcatagtttgccaatattacaaaatgaagttctaatacatttgaacctaaagtcttagaacccaacttGAATCCAACCTTATGTGTGTGGGTGCATGTGTGTACTACACCCTTGCACATATGGCAGTATAGCCGGTTTTTAATAAAGAATTTGgcttaatagttttttattttaaaacagcATAATAGTAACGTTATTAAAACattcatttcaaattttgtttcttttcaactctcaaaccatattattttttattctattcttTACATttcaaaacatccaaacaagagagataaatatttaattcatttcaatttctttttatatatatattttttatattctataCATTTCATTCCAATCCATTTATTTCTCCCAAGTTAAGAATTCAATAATGCTACCATCTTTTAATGGGCTATATAGGTTGACGTATGCTCAATTGGTTGATGCTGACATTGCTAATCGGACTCAATTGAATCAAAGTGAATAGTTGATTAGAATGTAATGCCTCATTACCcgtgtttttcacttttttgtttgggCTGAGTGCCTCATTACCGGTTTATTCACACGCTGAATGATCACATCTATGTGTCTAtatccaaaatataaaactagtTTTTTCACAACTATCTTGTGCCAGAATTAACTGAAAAGGTAGGATTTCAATGTAAACGGACACAAGAAGGATAAACCAAGTTAAAGAGCTATGTCAATTTTTAAACCCCAAAACAAAGTATCACATTTACACCATCAACCACTGAATTTCGATTTTTACATAAGAGAAGCAAGGTTCAGTGATTTTACTGAAACCTTTGTCGCTTGCCTGCTGGGACATGATTGTTAAAACTAGCAATTGTGGTCAATGGCATCATATTGTTTGAATATGAATTAGAAGGGCCACTAGCAAAATTTAACATTGCTGCTGAACAAGTTTGAGAAGTCCCACGAGACATTACAGGATATGTGGATGAATTCAGTGGTTTTTGGACCATGTATCCAGCATTTGCAGGAGATTTAGAAGAGAAATCTGCAGTCTCACAACCTTTGATGGAAAAAGGAGGAATTTTGAAGGGTTGCAAAGGCGGAGGATTTCGCCAACGAGGAAGTGGCCCGGCAACAATAAGTGTTTGAAGTAAAGGACCAGCTTCCATCACAGCTTGTAAGAGTTTTCCCTTTTGAGGCAAAGCTTTTCCTTTAACAAGATTATCAATTACTTCAGAAGCTGGATCAATCTTTGCCTTTCCAGGAGAGGCTAAATCTGTGGACAAAGAGCCATTATAATCATGAACAAGGGGCTGATTCACAAACCCCACTTTACCTGAATCAACCACATTAATGTTTGAGAAATCTGGGGATGAAACGGCATCAAAAAGAGAATCTACTGGGGAAGAGCCATGTGATTGGGGGTTATATGTTTCAGATAGACTGTTAGATTCTGTTATGCTTGAGTTTGCTTTAGCAGGTATTACTAGAGGACTTTCAGGGTGGACACGTGGGTGTATATTGGGTAATTCAGTTGGGCTAGAAGCCATGAGCTTGTTTAGGAGATTTTGCAGCTGATCTCTAGCTTCATCTCTTTCTTGATATGCAATCTTCAGAAGATTGTGTAAATTCCTCATATTCTCCTTGTTCTTTCTGATTTCCTCATTTGCTTCAATTTTAATTGTCTCCAGTTCAAGAGTGGTGTAGATAAGCTTCTGCTTCACCTCATCAATGTTCTGTCAATATTCAAAACAGGACAGTTAGCTTGAGAGAGAGGCTCAAACagtagaaacaaaaattttaaggaacaattgagagaagaaagacatacaaacacacacagGGATCATCAGttagggatatatatatatacacacacaattttAAGCAATGAATTGAGATACTGAAGAAGCCCAATGGGTtcaaattttgacaataaattttttgtaagaaaaaatatttcagAGAGAGCAAAAATCAACTTCAGCCCAATAGCTTCAAAGTGACCATTGACACCAAAATCCTTTTGAAGAAAGAATCTCATCGGCACAAAATAGGCTACTGATCAAAAACTATTTCAAATTTGAGAGGAACAGTAAAATCCCTAAAACGGCCTTTAAAGATCGAGCCCCTGCAGTCAAACCATACTTCTTTTTGAAATTGATGAACAGGGGACaagaagatagagagagagttaagAGTCAGCATTAATACACCTAGCTCTGAAATACAATGAAATATTACAACAATACACTGACATCTTGGAGCTGGTTTAGACAGATGGGCCAACAAAATGCACTTTTACACAAGAGTAAGGTCTTGGATACTTAGATTGAAAATTTCTCAACAACCTTTACTGAAAATACAACTCATTGAAAGCCAAGAGTCTTTTCTGGAGAAGAGGAAAAACCATGACTACAAAGACAGTACTAACAAAAAGGGAAATAGAAAAACTGAAGCTTCGGAAGCCAAACAAGTTCAATAgccaaagtttaaaatatacATAACTAGTAAATAACATAAAGGAACTGAAACATAGAATTAagagaagaatgaaaaatacCCAGGAAGAACCTTGAATACATTATGATCACTGAGTAAAAAAACCTCACAGAACATACAATTTTAGTTGGAAAAGgcagaacccaaaaaaaaaaaaaaaaaaaaccttcaaatgacaaacaaaacaagacccagaagaagaaaatgaggaaTGAGTATGACCAACCTCATGGTAACTCCAAAGACAACCGAACTCTTCCATACTATCTCTATTCTCTACCTTGCTGTTTGAgaacaaaaggcaaaaaaattaaaaactaggTATTGGGGGAGTTCAAGGAAGGTAGGGTGTGACTCTTATAAATAGAAGAACAATGAGGCACATAGGAcaatatagagagagagagatggctTTTTCACAAAGTTCCAGAGATACCTGTCGGCGTCAAAGAAAATATAAGGAATGCAAAAACCTTCCGTATAGAAAATTTAGCTGATACCATTTTCTACTCTTtgtgaaagaaaattgatttcttttcatTGAAACCGTTCCCACACTTTCAGGAACTTTGTCTCTTACTTATAACAATTTatactctttctttctctctctctccctctctctcaatcCTTACATTGGTCAAGAATTAAATTCCTGTTATATTTTCCTTACATACAATCATTTccttaaaagtaaaaaaataaaaaaaacaaaaatttaaaggttcgtgttttatttatttattttcatatgaaacattattaaaaaaagaaaagtcactTTGTACAAGGCTAAAACCATGCTCTTGCGGAATACGCCGGTTTTATTTTAGGGAATATCCATAAATACCCCGGTTGTGAAAAGAATTTCCTTCCCGCGGCCCCTGGTTTTTAAATTGGGAAGATTCGGAGTGTTTTAAAAGGCAGGCCATTATGGGTGATGGTgtgtcttatttttttattgggtgaTCAAATAATTGAACTAAGATCAACACCGCTTGATCAATTTTCTGTTTGGTTATTGGTCCTTTCTTATATCAATGTTATGGCTGCAATGTTTCTGATcttattctttagttttttaGGTCAACTTTTCCTAAATGCTTTGTCTCATAccgaaaatattattttgattttttggggGGTCAGGGTTAATGAAAGATTtgaatatttttcccttttaaaaatGGTAtatccttctttcttttttttcttttttttttttgactcttTCTTTGGtat
This region includes:
- the LOC142607051 gene encoding uncharacterized protein LOC142607051, whose translation is MEEFGCLWSYHENIDEVKQKLIYTTLELETIKIEANEEIRKNKENMRNLHNLLKIAYQERDEARDQLQNLLNKLMASSPTELPNIHPRVHPESPLVIPAKANSSITESNSLSETYNPQSHGSSPVDSLFDAVSSPDFSNINVVDSGKVGFVNQPLVHDYNGSLSTDLASPGKAKIDPASEVIDNLVKGKALPQKGKLLQAVMEAGPLLQTLIVAGPLPRWRNPPPLQPFKIPPFSIKGCETADFSSKSPANAGYMVQKPLNSSTYPVMSRGTSQTCSAAMLNFASGPSNSYSNNMMPLTTIASFNNHVPAGKRQRFQ